GCCTACGCTTGCGTATAAACTCACGCCTAAACTGTCGGTTGCTGCCGGAGCTGACATCATGTATATCACACTGGATATAAGGAAAAAATTGCCTACTTACAATATGAGCCACGGATCATACCCTGACGCAGATTTTGAGCTTGACGGCAAAAATTTTGCTGTCGGCTGGAACATCGGACTCAACTATGATTTTACGGACAAAACATCGTTTGCCGCTCTCTATCGTTCAAAAATAGAGCATAATATGGACGCTGATGCAAATTTGACTTATCCTGGGCAAAGCACACGGGCACACGGCTCTGTTACGCTCCCGGACAGCCTTACCCTCGGGCTTGGCCATAAATTCAACGACAGGACGAGAGTCGAAGTTGGCGCGACGTATACTAAGTGGAGCACGTATGATGCGTTGAATATCACATTTGACTCACCTATATTACCTGGTGTCACCGAGTCGGATGACATAAAGAACTGGGGAAAGGTATGGCGCTATCAGTTCGGTGTTGAACATAAGATAAACGACCGCTGGAGTATACTCTGCGGTTATGCCTACGATAACAACCCGATGCCGGATGAATATCTGGATTTTATGGTTCCGACAGGTGACCGCCAGACAGTGAGCTTAGGATTTAAGTATCGTCAAAAGAAC
The nucleotide sequence above comes from Synergistaceae bacterium. Encoded proteins:
- a CDS encoding OmpP1/FadL family transporter — translated: MKIKKTLTALFLLMVCAVPTAAFADGFAIYEWSAGGVAMGNAYMFAEEDPSLLAYNPAGITRLSGIWVSAGMSYINPRSSVDFHGGSADGQTWSNSEAPGYVPNIFYVRQQSDRFWWGIGLFTRFGNSSEYESTFPGQYNSYLAKITSLTLQPTLAYKLTPKLSVAAGADIMYITLDIRKKLPTYNMSHGSYPDADFELDGKNFAVGWNIGLNYDFTDKTSFAALYRSKIEHNMDADANLTYPGQSTRAHGSVTLPDSLTLGLGHKFNDRTRVEVGATYTKWSTYDALNITFDSPILPGVTESDDIKNWGKVWRYQFGVEHKINDRWSILCGYAYDNNPMPDEYLDFMVPTGDRQTVSLGFKYRQKNSELAFAWGYMWIKDRVINAKAMDLYGGNFDTADVYDNTAHILSLSYTVKLK